DNA from Chitinophaga pendula:
TACCGGATCGAGTTGGGAGAGATCAGCGGTTTACTGAATAGCTATGAAGGCATCAGCGACAGTGTCGCCGTAGTGATGGGCACATCTGAAGACCAGTACCTGTGTGGCTACTATGTATCTTCAGCTACAATTGATCATGCTTCGCTGCGGTCCTATCTGCAGGAACAGTTACCTGTTTATATGGTTCCTGATCACCTGCAACGTATTGATCATATTCCGCTGACCCAGAATGGGAAGGTGGACTATAAGGCGTTGCCAGCTATTGAGATTGTGGCCGGCACAGACTATATCGCACCATCAGGAGAGATAGAGGAACAGCTAGTGAGTATCTGGTCCTCCATACTTCGTTTGGATGCGTCTGTAATTAGTGCTGGCCAAAGCTTTTTTGAATTAGGAGGAAACTCTTTACGTGCGATTTTACTGGTTAACCAGATCCGGAAAGAATTGGAAGTAGAAGTGAGTTTACAGCAACTATTCGGTACGCCGACGATCCACGGACTACACAAAGTGATCCATTCTTCCGGACGAGTTTCTTACCGCAGTATACCTGCGGCCAACGGGGACGGTCTATATGTACTTTCTTCTGCACAGCGGCGGATGTATTTTTTACATGAATTTGATAAGGCTGCGTTGACCTACAACATGCCCCATATAATAAGGTTGAATGGTAAAATATCGGTGGATCGTATAAAGGCAAGTTTTGAGGGTTTGTTATCCCGTCATGAGATACTCCGTACCAGCTTTGAGTTGGAGGATGGTGTATTGAAGCAGCGGGTGCACGATGCTACTATTGGTTTTGAGTGGAATGTTTATGAAAGTGATGAGGCAGGTGTGCCGGCATTGATTACAGCTTTCATCCGGCCTTTCGATCTAGGCACGGCTCCTTTATTGCGGATAGGTCTTATTGAAGTTGGAGCAGAAGCGTATATTTTACTGGTAGATATGCACCATGTGGTGACCGATGGAGTATCAACCGATATATTGGTGAATGACTTCACCCGTCTTTACCGTGGAGAAAGTTTACCGGCTTTACGCATCCAGTACAAGGATTATGCTGTATGGCAGCAGAGCGAATCAGAACAGCAACGAATATCATCGCAGCGTGATTTTTGGCTGGCTCAATATAGTGATCTGCCAGATCCCCTTGAATTACCACTTGACTTTAACCGTCCATTGATAAAGAATACGGATGGAGCAAAAATAACGGACGAACTCTCTGTTGGTATTACAAATGAGCTACACGCATTGGCTACAGCCGAGGGCGTATCTATGTTTATGCTGTTATTATCGGTATATCATATTTTATTAAATAAGTTAAGCAACCAGGAAGATATTGTTATAGGAACGCCCGCCGTAGGACGTTTGCATGCAGATTTGGATGATGTGATGGGGATGTTTGTGAATACATTGCCGATCCGGAACCAGTCTGTAAATGAAAGTACTTTCCAGTCCTTTTTACAGCAAGTGAAAACGAATACAGTATCCTGCTTTGATAATCAGGAATACCAATATGAGGATATTGTGGAATCTTTAGGGGTAAGTCGTGATACCAGTCGGAACCCATTATTTGATGTAATGTTCAGCTACGAGAATTTTGATGATCTGAACCTGGAATTACCAGGCGTAACACTCAACAATTATTTTTCAGAACATAAGATATCAAAATTTGATCTCACGCTGGTAGCTGCAGAAAGCGATGGCAGACTTAATATCGCTTTTGAGTATAGTACAGCTTTATTTCAAAAGGAGAAAATCGCACAAGTAATAACCTACTTCAAACGTATTCTTGCTGCAATTGTAGCAGACAAGGAGATTCTGTTGAAGAATATAGACATCCTGGATGAATCAGAAAAGGCGCAATTGATACATGCGTATAATGATACTGTAGTATCTTATCCTGCAGATAGCAATACGGTTTCCTTATTTGAAATACAAGCCGATCTCACCCCGGACAAGACAGCACTTCTATTTGGAACAGAAGAATTAAGCTATCGCTTATTAGATCAGAGAAGTAACCAGCTGGCCCATTATCTTTCCGCTAAAGGAGTGGTGGCTGGACAGCTCGTGCCGATTTTCATGCATCGGAGTATAGAAATGGTGATAGCTATACTTGCAATATTAAAATTACGGGCTGCCTATGTCCCCATAGATATTAAAGCTCCCCAGGATAGAATTGCCTACATCTTATCTGATACAGAGGCGAAGGTACTTATAACACAATCCTCCTTGCAGCTGCTATTGGAGGATATCAATGTAACGTCACTGGTCTATGTTGATAAGGAGATTGACCAATGGAGTACCTGTATTGCAGATAGGTTTGAAATGAAGCCGGTGGCGGGTGATCTGGTCTATATGATCTATACCTCTGGTTCTACCGGATTGCCGAAGGGGGTGTTGATTGAAGATGGTGGTATGTTGAACCATCTTTACGCGAAAATAAATGACCTCAAACTGAATGGACATAGCATTATTGCGCAAACAGCCCCTTATACTTTTGATATTTCGGTGTGGCAAATATTATGTGCTTTGCTAGTAGGAGGAAAGACTGTTATCTATACTGATGAGTTGATCTTATCGCCCGCTACACTATTGCAACAAATGGAGACAGATGGTGTGACAATTTGGGAATGTGTCCCTTCCTATTTGACTTCAGTATTGTCTCCTGATATACAGCTGCCGGCATTGAAAGAATTGACTACTGTCATGGTAACAGGTGAGGCTGTGAGTAAAAATTTAATTGAAAAATGGTTTAATACCTATCCTGATAAGCAGGTGGTCAATGCTTATGGACCTACAGAAGCATCAGATGATATCTGTCATTATATCATGCATGAGACACCTGCCCATAATACTATTGCGGTTGGTAAACCTGTTCAGAATACAAGGATATATATAGTGGATAGCGCAGGGAATCTATGCCCCCCCGGAGTAAAGGGAGAACTATGTATATCTGGAATAGGTGTGGGAAGAGGATATTGGAAAGATGCCGTGAAGACGGCGAAAAGTTTTGTGGATAACCCATTCGAACCAGCATATGGATTTCGCATGTATAGAACAGGAGATCATGCTCGCTGGTTACCGGATGGAAATATTGAGTACCTGGGCCGTATAGATGAACAGGTGAAATTGAGGGGGCTTCGGATAGAGCTCGGAGAGATTACTGCGCAAATGAACGCCTATGAAGGTATTCGGGAAAGTGCAGTAGTCATGAAAGAGAGAAACGGTAATAAATATATAGTAGGCTACTACATAGCTGATCAACCAATTATCGTAGAAGATCTCAAATACTTCCTGGGTAGCAAGCTCCCGGATTATATGATCCCTTCCTATTTTATTCCGATAGCGGCCTTCCCATTAACTGTCAATGGTAAACTGAATAAGAAAGCCTTGCCTGATCCGGAGATTACAGAAGAGAACTACGTTCCTCCTTCCGGCGACATAGAGGAAAAGTTAGTGGATATATGGGCTACGATCCTACATCTGGATCGACAGGTGATCAGTGTAAGTAAAAACTTCTTTGATCTTGGAGGGAATTCGATTGGTATTATAAGTCTTCACTACAAGGTAAACAGTGTATTTGGTACCAGTATTAGTGTGGCTGATATGTTTGGGCTTACAACTATAACAGCCATACGGGATTTCCTGCTGAAAGGTGCGGGACAGACGACTGAAGAAACGAGGAGTGCTGTAAAACAAGCGATTACAAGCGCTGCTAAAAACTTGAAGTCCTTAAGCAGTTTGCGAAAAGTGAATTAAAACGTCATACATGAGTGAATATACTGGTTTTGAGATTGCGATCATAGGTATGGCCGGGAGGTTTCCCGGGGCCAACGATATAGAGGGCTTTTGGGAGAATCTAAAGGCAGGAAAGGAGTCGATCGAATTTTTTAGTCGTGAAGAAGTGCTGGAAGAAGGTGAAAAAGCATCAGTGGTAGATCATCCGTCTTACATAAAGGCCAATGCTTTTGTAAAAGGCAAGGAATATTTCGATGCAGCATTTTTTGGTTATATACCAACTGAGGCAGCGCTCATGGATCCGCAGGCCCGTTTATTTCATGAAGTTTGCTGGACAGCATTGGAAGATGCTGGTTGTAACCCATATACACCAGGAAATAGGATCGGTTTATTCGCGGGTGCTACTCCTAATGTCAATTGGGAGGCTTATACAACATTAGCCAATGAGACTGGAGAAGTGGATGCCTACACAGAATTTTTGCTAAGCAGTGTCCGTTTCCTTACGACCAGGATTGCTTATGCGTTTAATTTCAGTGGGGCCTCAATGGGAGTGGAAACAGCCTGCTCTACTTCGTTGGTGGCTGTTCATCAGGCCTGTCACAGCTTGTTATTGGGAGATTGTACGGTAGCATTGGCAGGAGGGGTTACAATCCGTAATGAGTCAAAAAAAGGCTATCTGTACCAGGAAGGTATGATACATTCCGCAGATGGGCACTGCCGGGCTTTTGATGCTGCCGCTACCGGTACGGTAGGAGGAGAGGGGGCAGGAGTAGTGGTACTCAAAAAGCTGGAGGACGCAATTAATGATGGAGATCACATTTATGCGGTGATCCGTGGTACGGGTATCAATAACGACGGTAATAGCAAAGTGGGATATACTGCGCCTTCTATCAATGGTCAGATGGAAGCCATTATGATGGCACATGAATGGGGTAGAATCGAGGCGGCCACCATTGGTTATGTTGAAGCACATGGTACAGGTACCAAACTGGGTGACCCTGTGGAGATCGCTGGTCTGACAAGGGCTTTTAATACAGAAAAGAAACAATTCTGCGCAATCGGCTCTGTAAAATCTAATATCGGTCACCTGGATACGGCTGCCGGGGTAGCAGGTCTGATCAAGGCCGTGTTGTCACTGCAACATGGCCAGCTGGTGCCCAGTCTGCACTACCAGCAACCCAATCCGGAGATCGACTTTGCTAACAGTCCTTTTTATGTAAATACAACATTGCGTCCCTGGGAACGTAATGGTCATCCCCGTCGGGCAGGTGTGAGTGCTTTTGGTATAGGTGGCACAAATGTGCATGTGGTGTTGGAAGAAGCACCTGGGCGCGACACCGGCAGTACCGGTCGCAGCCATCAGTTGCTGCTGCTGTCCGGTAAGACACCAGGGGCGCTGGAGCGTAATGCTGCCCGCTTGTCGGCGTACCTGCAACAGGATACCACCACCTCCTTAAATGATATTGCCTATACGCAACAGGTAGGACGTGAGTCTTTTTACTATCGTCGGATGCTGGTCTGCCGAAATCGATCCGAAGCGTTGGCATTGTTGAATACCCCTGGCTGGCTGTCGGCAGGGAGTCATTATATTTCGGACAAACGCACAGTAGGTGTTGCCTTTCTGTTCCCTGGCCAGGGATCTCAATATAGCGGGATGTGCCAGGGGCTGTATGAAGAAGAGCCGCATTTCCGTAGTACAGTAGATGAGTGTTTGTCTATTGTCCAACGCCGTTGTGGCAAAGACCTGCGTCCGGTATTATTTGGTGAAGATGCCCGTATGGATCAGACAGAATATACCCAACCCTGTCTGTTCATCATAGAATATAGCCTGGCTCGTTTGCTGATGAGCTGGGGCGTTCAGCCCTCTATGATGATCGGTCACAGTATCGGAGAATATGTGGCTGCTTGTGTGAGTGGTGTATTTAGCTTATCAGATGCATTGTACCTGGTAGTAAAACGGGGAGAGTGTATGCAGGCTGCACCTACAGGTAAGATGCTGAGTGTGTCATTGGATCGTGAAGGGTTGCTGGCATTGTGTGGAGTGGATATCTGCCTGGCGGCAGTCAATGGCCCTTCTTCGGGTGTATTGTCCGGCAGAGAGTCTTCGATAGCAGCATTAAAACTACAATTAGAATCATCGGGTCATGTTTGCCGGGAGTTACGTACCTCACATGGCTTCCATTCACACCTGATGGATGAGGTGTTACCCGCTTTCCGTGGCTGTTTTTCGGGTATTACCTTCCATACACCCTCCCTGCCATTTATTTCAAATGTGACGGGTAAGGAAGCCTTGGCCGATGAGATCTGCCAGGCTGACTACTGGGTGAACCATTTACGTTCGACCGTAGACTTTTCAGGCGGCTTGTCCACGTTGCTATCCACCAGCAGTACGTCTGTTTTACTGGAAGTAGGTCCAGGCAAGGTGTTGAGTACTTTATGCAGTATGGCCGGACAGGAGGGCATTCCCCTGGTTCGTGGAGCACGTGATACGGGAGCTGATGGTCATTACCTGTTAACCGGTTTGGGTCAGTTATGGGAGCGAGGCGTAAGTATCAACTGGCGGGATTATTATGGTAATGAGCGTCGCTTGAAGGTGCCTTTACCAGGTTATAGTTTTGAGCAGGTGAAATATCCGGTACATGTGGATGCTTATCAGCTATTACAACAACAGTTGGGATCAGGTACTTTGTCAGATAAGGGCCGTAAGCTATCCGATTGGTTCTATGTACCCGGATGGCGTCAGTCGGTGGTAGGTACAGCTGCTACGGCTACCCGCCAGATCCTGTTATTAAGTGATGCAGGTGGTTTTGGCGCCCGCTTATCTGCCCGGCTTCGTTTCCAAGGCCATGAGGTGGTAGAAGTCTACCAGGGAAGCGGTTTTTCCAGTCTTTCCGTAGATGTTTATGAGATAGATGGCGGCGTTGCAGGAGATTTTAGTCAGTTGGCATCGATACTATCTTCCGGTGGTTTTAAACCTACACAGCTACTACATTTATGGTCCATGGACCGTAAAAGTGCTGCCGATTATACCTCCTTGTGTTACAGTGTATCTAACCTGGCAATCACCTGGCAGCATTGCAGCCAGGAGTTGGTGTTGCTGACGGAGGAAGGAGAGCTGATACGTGGGGATGAGTCAGGCGACGCATATAGCAGTTTAGGTCAGAGCCTGTTGAAAGTCATCGGTCAGGAGTATCCAGGACTTCATACCCAACAAATAGATATCAGTTATTCGGGAGTATCTGTAGAATGGCTGGAAGAATGTGTTTGCCGTGAGTTATCGGCCGTTCGCCGGGGCTCGGTGATCGGTTTGCGTCGGGGTCAACGCTGGCAACAGCATTACGATGCTTTGCGGCTGGATCGGGAAGGTAGTGTTTTCCGTGACGGAGGTGTTTACCTGATTACGGGAGGTTTGGGTCAGCTGGGTTATACGTTGTCTAAATACCTGCTGAGTCGTTATCAGGCTAAGTTGATCCTGGTAGGCCGCAACAGAAAGTTGAGCGGTGACAAACAAACACGTTATGAAGAATTGTGCAGCTTAGGAGTGGTTCGTTATGTCGCCTGTGATATCTCCGATGCCGGTCAATTGAAGGCAGCATTGGTGTCGTCAGAGGAACAACTTGGTACCATCAATGGTGTTATTCATGCCGCAGGAGTAGTGGACGGTCGTTCCATAGGTTTATTACCGGAGTTGAGTACTGGTGACTATATGCATCAGTTCGGTCCCAAGATCAGCGGTCTTCATGCCTTGTGGCAGGTATTGGCTGATCGTGCACTGGACTTCTGTGTGCTGACCTCCTCGATATCGACGGTATTGGGCGGTTTAGGTTTTGGCGCGTATGCGACCGCCAATCGTTATATGGACCAGTTTGTACAACGGGAAGTAGGGTCTGGCCGTTTACAACGCTGGCTAAGTGTCAGCCTGGATGGATTGGATTTTGATGAAATTGGAAGTGCGGAGGAGATTACCCATACCGAAGTTTGTGAAGTGTTGGAAACGGCATTACAACATACCAGCTTATCGCATGTATTGATATCAAAAGCCCCACTGGAAGGTCGATTGGAGCGTTGGGTAACAGGAATAATAGATACTAGTGAACAGAAAGCAGTAATTGATAACCATCTTGTTTTTGAGCAAACGGAGTCTGGCGTGAGCGCACAGCTGCAGGCAATGTGGAAAGACTTCTTTGGCCAGGCTGATTTATCTGATACCTCGGACTTTTTCGAAATAGGAGGTGATTCCCTGAAGGCGCTGACGATGTTATCACGTATACACAAGACTTTTGGTGTAGATATGTCCATCCGTGATTTTTATGATCATCCGGTATTGTCGACACAGGGTCTTTTTATCCACAATCGTTTAGGGGACGCTGGTATTGACCAGATAACAGGGCGTAGTGCGGTGATCCCTTCAGCAGGTGGGGCGGGCTTATATGCCTTGTCGGCAGCACAGCGGCGGATGTATTTTTTACATGCCTTTGACAAAGCGGCGCTGACCTATAATATGCCGCATGTGATCCGGTTGGAAGGAATGTTGGATGCAGAACGGCTACGTACTTGTTTTGAACAGCTGATAGCGCGCCATGAAATACTGCGTACAAGTTTCGAGTTGCATGAAGGCGAAGTGAAACAGCGGGTCCATGAAACGATTGCAGGCTTTGAATGGACGATTTACGAGAGTGATGCAGCAGGAGTATCCTCCCTGGTAGATCAGTTTATCCGTCCATTTGACCTGGGACACGCACCTTTGTTGCGTGCAGGGCTGATCCGTATCGGAGAAGCAGCACATGTGTTGCTGGTAGATATGCACCACGTAGTAACTGATGGGGTATCTACAGATATCCTGGTCAATGACTTTAGTTCACTTTATCGCGGAGCTGAATTACCAGCACTGCACTTACAATATAAAGATTATGCACAATGGCAGCAGAGTGCGGCAGAGCAGATACGTATATCAGCTCAAAAGGCTTTT
Protein-coding regions in this window:
- a CDS encoding non-ribosomal peptide synthetase/type I polyketide synthase, giving the protein MSEYTGFEIAIIGMAGRFPGANDIEGFWENLKAGKESIEFFSREEVLEEGEKASVVDHPSYIKANAFVKGKEYFDAAFFGYIPTEAALMDPQARLFHEVCWTALEDAGCNPYTPGNRIGLFAGATPNVNWEAYTTLANETGEVDAYTEFLLSSVRFLTTRIAYAFNFSGASMGVETACSTSLVAVHQACHSLLLGDCTVALAGGVTIRNESKKGYLYQEGMIHSADGHCRAFDAAATGTVGGEGAGVVVLKKLEDAINDGDHIYAVIRGTGINNDGNSKVGYTAPSINGQMEAIMMAHEWGRIEAATIGYVEAHGTGTKLGDPVEIAGLTRAFNTEKKQFCAIGSVKSNIGHLDTAAGVAGLIKAVLSLQHGQLVPSLHYQQPNPEIDFANSPFYVNTTLRPWERNGHPRRAGVSAFGIGGTNVHVVLEEAPGRDTGSTGRSHQLLLLSGKTPGALERNAARLSAYLQQDTTTSLNDIAYTQQVGRESFYYRRMLVCRNRSEALALLNTPGWLSAGSHYISDKRTVGVAFLFPGQGSQYSGMCQGLYEEEPHFRSTVDECLSIVQRRCGKDLRPVLFGEDARMDQTEYTQPCLFIIEYSLARLLMSWGVQPSMMIGHSIGEYVAACVSGVFSLSDALYLVVKRGECMQAAPTGKMLSVSLDREGLLALCGVDICLAAVNGPSSGVLSGRESSIAALKLQLESSGHVCRELRTSHGFHSHLMDEVLPAFRGCFSGITFHTPSLPFISNVTGKEALADEICQADYWVNHLRSTVDFSGGLSTLLSTSSTSVLLEVGPGKVLSTLCSMAGQEGIPLVRGARDTGADGHYLLTGLGQLWERGVSINWRDYYGNERRLKVPLPGYSFEQVKYPVHVDAYQLLQQQLGSGTLSDKGRKLSDWFYVPGWRQSVVGTAATATRQILLLSDAGGFGARLSARLRFQGHEVVEVYQGSGFSSLSVDVYEIDGGVAGDFSQLASILSSGGFKPTQLLHLWSMDRKSAADYTSLCYSVSNLAITWQHCSQELVLLTEEGELIRGDESGDAYSSLGQSLLKVIGQEYPGLHTQQIDISYSGVSVEWLEECVCRELSAVRRGSVIGLRRGQRWQQHYDALRLDREGSVFRDGGVYLITGGLGQLGYTLSKYLLSRYQAKLILVGRNRKLSGDKQTRYEELCSLGVVRYVACDISDAGQLKAALVSSEEQLGTINGVIHAAGVVDGRSIGLLPELSTGDYMHQFGPKISGLHALWQVLADRALDFCVLTSSISTVLGGLGFGAYATANRYMDQFVQREVGSGRLQRWLSVSLDGLDFDEIGSAEEITHTEVCEVLETALQHTSLSHVLISKAPLEGRLERWVTGIIDTSEQKAVIDNHLVFEQTESGVSAQLQAMWKDFFGQADLSDTSDFFEIGGDSLKALTMLSRIHKTFGVDMSIRDFYDHPVLSTQGLFIHNRLGDAGIDQITGRSAVIPSAGGAGLYALSAAQRRMYFLHAFDKAALTYNMPHVIRLEGMLDAERLRTCFEQLIARHEILRTSFELHEGEVKQRVHETIAGFEWTIYESDAAGVSSLVDQFIRPFDLGHAPLLRAGLIRIGEAAHVLLVDMHHVVTDGVSTDILVNDFSSLYRGAELPALHLQYKDYAQWQQSAAEQIRISAQKAFWMKQYQDLPDPLALPVDFSRPLIKSTVGAILKNKLTGDTVNGLKRLAEQEKVSMFMLLLSIYHVLLSKLSSQEDIVIGTPTAGRLHADLERVMGMFVNTLPLRNSCAGEDTFQSFLQRIKENTLSCFDNQEYQYEDIVESLGVARDMSRNPLFDVMFSYENFEDVDSELEGLKLTAYEKKHDVSKFDMTLIAAEEADGISLNIEYNTILFKEDTIIRMVAYLKRIAAIIVKDAGIRIKDIELLDETEREILLGTFNSTESVYPSDKTIVDLFRTQVTKTPDEPALIFGSDTMSYRALDLLSTQISIYLCKDRKVSAGDKVAIMLERSIYLIPVLLGILKSGAAYVPIDPSYPVGRVEHILQDGNILVMIDNENVYGIVQQASLYNEKEMSYEGPTGSDLAYVIYTSGSTGQPKGVMIEHRSLVNRLWWMQQQYPIGQGDVILQKTPVVFDVSLWELFWWSFTGASLYLLPPGGEKDPEMIKSAITAAGVTTLHFVPSMFEAFLLNTTEDEVKTRLKTLRRIFCSGEALKVEQVNKFRALFTLQKGTDLINLYGPTEATVDVSWYNCDWSIEQLPASIPIGKPIANTALYILDKYGRLSPIGVAGELYIGGVGVGRGYLNNEALTSERFISNPFKSGDRIYRTGDLARWMPDGNIEYLGRLDDQIKLRGLRIELGEITYQLSGHKDIQQSIAVIKERAGSKYIVGYYTSEIPIAVSTFKEYLSTRLPDYMIPSYFIKIDTFPLTTNGKLNKKALPDPEIQIEKDSYVPPANELQKSLVKIWAAVLAIDEEKIGIDTNFFELGGHSMDVINACNEINTAFNTNLSVATFFEFPLVSKMAKYLSGKVKEEEQENIQYLDNEMDQMHLVLGAINRS